The Bdellovibrio bacteriovorus genome includes the window GCTCCGGAAAAGCATCTGTTCTTAAAGGGCCGCTCGCTGATACCATTAAAAAATTTCGACAAAGAGTTTGGCAAAATTATCAACAAGCTCAATGCAAATCCTAAGACAGACCGAAGTGTCGCTGATTTTTTAAAGACGCTTAAAAATGTGCCCGATGAGTACCGCCAGTCATTTATTGCTTATGTCGAAGGCTTTCAAGGAGCTGATATCGAGCTGATCGGCGAAAAATCCTTAGCCCTGGCCGAGCAAGAAGATGAAGGCGAAATCGGTGGCGACGGTGCGTTTCGACCCTTGCAAAGATACGCGAGCTATTTTGAAAACATGCTGGGAAAGAAAGCAAAACAAATTCTTCGCCTTCAGCACATTGTTAAAAAAATAGAATGGTCCCAACGAAACGTGATCATTACCGCAAACACCAACGAAAAGAAAAACATTCGATTTCAGGCAAGACACGTGGTTGTCACGGTTCCGCTTGCGGTACTACAAAACAATCAACCGCTTTCCCGAATAGAGTTTGCTCCTGCTTTGACCGAAATAACTGAAGCCTTGCAGGGCTACCACATGGGTCATGTTCAACGAATTATTTTTGAATTCAAAGAACGCTTCTGGGAAAAGCTTTCGAAAGAGCCGGTGGTCTTCATGCGCACCGGCCCCGAGCACTACTTTCCGACATGGTGGACGAAAAAGCCTATTCACAACAACATCTTGATTGCGTGGCAAGGCGGGCCGAAGGCGTGGGAAATGGCAACGTGGACGGCCCAAGAACGGGCGTATAAAGCCCTCTCGACTCTTTCAAAGATCACGCGAAAATCACAAAGCTATTTAATTGAAAACTTAGAAGCTTATTACAGCTATAACTGGAGCCGCGATCCTTTTAGTCTAGGTGCTTATTCCTATACTGGAGTTGAAAGAAAAAAATCCCGTCATCGGATCACAGAACCCCTGCAAGAAAAGATCTGGTTGGCTGGTGAAGCCTTTGCTAAAAGATCCGCCCAAGGCACCGTTCATGGCGCCATGGAGACTGGCAAACAAGTCGCGGTCTCCATTTTAAAAAAGCTTTGAAGCTACTCTTCGCCGGTCATGTAAATTCTTAGAACCTGACACGAAGAATTCGTTTCTGCTGTCACAACTTCATAAGTCAGACTGCCGCAGGCATCTAAATCTCCAGGTGTGCAGTGTAAAAGATCGGCTTCATAAACCGAAATCAATCGGTCCCCTTGAAACTCGGAAGATAACAGGTGCAATACGGGATGTTGAATTTCTGATTCTTCACGATCCAGTTGAGCTTGTTGAATAGCCGCTTTAACAACTTTACGCTTGCAAGAATCCGCCGCAAAAACTTGAGAGCCTGTCAGTGCAATAAGAATAAAAGTTATGACCTTCTTCATAGTATGTCCTCGCTTTTGATGGACTCGTTATATCCGAGGCCACTAAAAACTTAAACGGGCATAGTAAGCTTTTTATTATGCACAAAACGAATTGTGCCCCCTAGGCGATCACTGTGTCTGCGATTGAAGATGCTTCTGGCAGACGTTTTGAATTTCTTTTACGATGGCGGGGTTTCCCGCGACGATTGAGTTTTTATAGGGATGATACTCTTCGCCTTTATACGTTTGGATAATACCGCCTGCCTCTTCAACTAAGAGAATACCCGCGGCCGCATCCCAAGGTTGAATATTGCGCTCCCAATAGCCGTCGAAAACTCCACGAGCAACTTGAGTCAGGTCATAAGCAGCAGCGCCTGGGCGACGCACACCACGACATTTTCGAACAATCTCATCAAAGATTTTAAGCTGTTCGGCAATCACATGCTCGTGCTCTGCCACAAAGCCCGTTGCCAGCAGCGCTTTTTTGAATTCTTGGTTTTTCGAAACACGAAGCCTACGGCCATTAACAAATGCTCCCTGGCCGCGAATCGCCGTATAAGTTTCATTCAACATAGGAACATCAATGACAGCGAGCTTGATTTTTCCATCCATTTCTAATGCAAGACTGATACAAAAAATCGGAAAGCGATGAATGTAGTTTGTTGTTCCATCTAATGGATCCACGATCCAACGACCTTCAGGCCCCGCAGGTTTTACCTCGACCTTCGCCCCGGGAGCGCTTTTCGCGGCAAAGCTTTCTTCGCCCAAGAACTCAATTGTCGGAAAATTTTTCTTAAGATGCTCTGCGATGACTCTTTCTGATTCTTTGTCGGCTTCGCTGACTAGACCTGCTTGGAACTTTTCTTCGATATGTTCTAAGTTACCGAAATAATTGAGAAGCACTTCCCGTCCCAAGCTGACAGCCTTGATTGCTGTACTTAAGACCTGCTTCCAATCCATTGATTTTGCGCCATTTTCCACGGTTTTCCCTTTGAACATTTCTTCTGATTATTGACCAGTTCCGAGACTTAAAGCTAACATGATTGAAGGGCCAAAGGAAGGGCCTTAAACTTTAGAGATGCTTTGTAAAAATCAGAGCATATTAACTCAAGTGAGTTTAAACATGAGGATTGAAAAAATGAGTTCTAAAACAGACGCGGTTGTGAAACTTTCGATAGTATTCTTTGTTTCTTTGTTGTTCTTCTCTGTAGGAACATTCGTTGGCAAAAAGTACAGTGACAACCAACATCAATTGGCGGCTCTTGAACCGCAAAAAAACAATGCTCATGGCGAGCGTGAAGTAGCGTCTGTTAACAACGGTCATGGCGAAACTAAATCTGGTCAGATGACGGATGAAGAGATCGCAAAGCTTGCAGAAGAATTCGTAGCTGATGAAGTGGCTCCGGTTCCTGCGGCTCCTCATGGTGAAGAAGGCCACGGCGCTTCTCACGACGAAAAAACTGTCGGTCACGATGCTCACGGTGAAGTGGCTGAAACAAAAACTCAGACAGAACCAAAAGCTGAAACAGCGAAGCCTGCAAATCCTAAAGGTGACAAACATTCTCCAGTAACTAAAACTGAAGAGCCTTCTTCCGCAGCGAAGAACATCGCTTCTGGAAAAGCTCCAACAACTCACGAAGCGACGGAAAAAGCCGCAACAGTGACTAAAGAAGAGCGTCTTCCTTCTTCACTTCCAAAGGATGTAGCGCAATACACTGTTGGAAAATTCACTGTGCAAGTAGCTTCTTACACAGACGAAGCCGAAGCTCAAAAATTGGCTTCAGATCTTAAAGGCAAAGGTTACAGCGCGTTCTACGTACCTGCTAATATCAAAGGCAAACAATACTTCCGCGTCAGCGTAGGTCAGTTTGCGACTCAAAAAGAAGCTCAGTCTTACCGCACTGAACTTCTTACGAAAAGCAGAGTAGGTTCAGCGATCGTTCAACGAATCAC containing:
- a CDS encoding flavin monoamine oxidase family protein → MTASKVYDVIIVGAGAAGLTCARHLSDAGKKVCVLEARDRVGGRIYSLPHDVEPVELGAEFLHGVHPILHDLIEEQRGSFVTAPEKHLFLKGRSLIPLKNFDKEFGKIINKLNANPKTDRSVADFLKTLKNVPDEYRQSFIAYVEGFQGADIELIGEKSLALAEQEDEGEIGGDGAFRPLQRYASYFENMLGKKAKQILRLQHIVKKIEWSQRNVIITANTNEKKNIRFQARHVVVTVPLAVLQNNQPLSRIEFAPALTEITEALQGYHMGHVQRIIFEFKERFWEKLSKEPVVFMRTGPEHYFPTWWTKKPIHNNILIAWQGGPKAWEMATWTAQERAYKALSTLSKITRKSQSYLIENLEAYYSYNWSRDPFSLGAYSYTGVERKKSRHRITEPLQEKIWLAGEAFAKRSAQGTVHGAMETGKQVAVSILKKL
- a CDS encoding inositol monophosphatase family protein — its product is MFKGKTVENGAKSMDWKQVLSTAIKAVSLGREVLLNYFGNLEHIEEKFQAGLVSEADKESERVIAEHLKKNFPTIEFLGEESFAAKSAPGAKVEVKPAGPEGRWIVDPLDGTTNYIHRFPIFCISLALEMDGKIKLAVIDVPMLNETYTAIRGQGAFVNGRRLRVSKNQEFKKALLATGFVAEHEHVIAEQLKIFDEIVRKCRGVRRPGAAAYDLTQVARGVFDGYWERNIQPWDAAAGILLVEEAGGIIQTYKGEEYHPYKNSIVAGNPAIVKEIQNVCQKHLQSQTQ
- a CDS encoding SPOR domain-containing protein, with the translated sequence MSSKTDAVVKLSIVFFVSLLFFSVGTFVGKKYSDNQHQLAALEPQKNNAHGEREVASVNNGHGETKSGQMTDEEIAKLAEEFVADEVAPVPAAPHGEEGHGASHDEKTVGHDAHGEVAETKTQTEPKAETAKPANPKGDKHSPVTKTEEPSSAAKNIASGKAPTTHEATEKAATVTKEERLPSSLPKDVAQYTVGKFTVQVASYTDEAEAQKLASDLKGKGYSAFYVPANIKGKQYFRVSVGQFATQKEAQSYRTELLTKSRVGSAIVQRITE